The following are encoded together in the Vigna unguiculata cultivar IT97K-499-35 chromosome 2, ASM411807v1, whole genome shotgun sequence genome:
- the LOC114169163 gene encoding uncharacterized protein LOC114169163, with the protein MASEPQNSDLTFPPADVVGELHPEINTNVQVDPSSSEMAAYKEKKTQKEAKQEKHDREKKDALRTVKSAIIISGIIVALAGAAFAIAKKLREK; encoded by the exons ATGGCAAGCGAACCTCAAAATTCAGATCTTACATTCCCACCAGCAGATGTTGTGGGAGAACTTCATCCTGAGATAAACACAAATGTTCAGGTTGATCCTTCATCTTCTGAGATGGCAGCCTACAAGGAAAAGAAG ACACAAAAGGAGGCCAAACAAGAGAAACATGACAGAGAAAAGAAGGATGCACTACGAACAGTAAAATCAGCAATTATAATTTCTGGTATAATTGTGGCTTTGGCAGGAGCTGCATTTGCTATAGCCAAGAAATTAAGGGAGAAATGA